The Cygnus atratus isolate AKBS03 ecotype Queensland, Australia chromosome 19, CAtr_DNAZoo_HiC_assembly, whole genome shotgun sequence genome includes a window with the following:
- the AKNA gene encoding microtubule organization protein AKNA: MASSAPWLRWTQTDLGTSCEELKRWEEEEEEEEEEEEEEDFERHMDENGVIGLEEDGMDLSDLQGSGSEEWSQEDAGSPPSGDGEDLDEGSPVEPARWHPRQDLTEEEEEEGEEEEEERGSSMEDERLEGPWGAESDGELHPKAGPLQKAPCVTTDGGDTSGASDTSPGPATPPRRRRGWGRAGDPLGSPQTPQQHQRPRVPEPGRLSRSLSPQRHAGAKKPKEATEGCRYGRGQLNHPLPDLSKVEARVKFDQSYRPPPSRALPARARTPGGPLIPKSPAEIVREVLLSSGEGAPPQPPVPPGVPQELRSPRQATALVQQLQDDYHKLLTKYAEAENTIDQLRLGAKVSLYADPPRASRSAHAGTLGSGCRVMAFSIPRASTATVSTAPNPKPAPNPKPAPRPAEWGASQRPRSPLSSSGGCPTCAGQCRCPGPQLTRTLAGQTRKLQAQVESFEGWVRAGSAAPQEQLQRFRRLKETQDALERAYLRAREEHGRQRQRPAASGDFDPERVVEGEIFCLGMRLEELKERLEWAARPPGSPCPQLSPAVTEAPPGTQGTSGDGEVVAGGLPRPLWHKQLRAEDDFGDLLEQYQHFKSLPASLSLEHLSLAGSGSLEEADGPVAGDVGPRQVPCRARSLEEGTDLETSPSCPPQRRAAPLPHGDPLRPEGTRGHHQEPPAAPRPPPPVLPEPLPPRAPLSRHSSGAGTAATQRRPLKPCRQEQRMVSPETDSGFVGSEASRVSPLVRTPEHRALGTGTPGSLGPPAPIPAPLRPPQKKDAQPLPPEKALMGTYPSPRHLSPRGGAGGPSLPPSTASHSSSPPRWAKSLGSELGPNGDGTRSDLEGGGRSCASACGPLPGGGTASPSPAPAPCDLLGSRVERDRAIRALRDEVWRLRRRLEESLRRSRSYPEGKAAPRSAQARRQPAASGPSSPRDAAPTGELSPPARGRVAPAAVTRGRLASLPRDGTELDLSSESGRSLAGHGDRRHRGTPATQKRSRSPPGMGTVRGQYTAGSPAGDAVRQPRQSTPRTRRCPTCRAPRAVPTPGSRDGAAHAELGTDTASSPGSRPRPRAEPPEQPGLWYLAGGPPVGYLAPVPLVPYAPPLLYCSPAVPTSAPAPPQRPPLGLPLADLEELQRSLGRAVEAAQRARLTTKRMGRSLASELSRARGLRGSCLF, from the exons ATGGCCAGCTCAGCGCCGTGGCTGCGCTGGACGCAGACGGACCTGGGCACCAGCTGCGAGGAGCTGAAGcgctgggaggaagaggaggaggaggaggaggaggaggaggaggaggaagacttTGAGAGACACATGGATGAGAACGGTGTCATCGGCCTGGAGGAGGATGG CATGGACCTCAGCGACCTGCAGGGCTCGGGCTCGGAGGAGTGGAGCCAGGAGGATGCCGGAAGCCCCCCATCGG GTGACGGCGAGGACCTGGACGAGGGGTCCCCAGTGGAGCCGGCTCGCTGGCACCCACGGCAGGACCTgactgaggaggaggaggaggaaggggaggaggaggaggaggagcggggcagCTCCATGGAGGATGAGCGGCTGGAGGGGCCCTGGGGGGCAGAGAGCGATGGGGAGCTGCACCCCAAGGCAGGGCCCCTCCAGAAAGCCCCGTGTGTCACCACAGATGGTGGTGACACCTCAGGGGCTTCGGAcaccagccccggccccgccacccCCCCAAGACGgcgccggggctggggcagggctgggga CCCTTTGGGGagcccccaaaccccacagcagcaccagaggCCCCGGGTGCCCGAGCCCGGCCGGCTGTCGCGGTCCCTGAGCCCCCAGCGGCACGCCGGTGCCAAAAAGCCGAAGGAGGCCACCGAAGGGTGCCGGTACGGCCGGGGGCAGCTCAACCACCCCCTGCCCGACCTCTCCAAGGTGGAGGCGCGGGTGAAGTTCGACCAGAGCTACCGCCCGCcgcccagcagagccctgcccgCCCGCGCCAGGACCCCCGGCGGCCCCCTCATCCCCAAGTCCCCGGCCGAAATCGTCCGGgaggtgctgctgagcagcggggagggggccccgccgcagccccccgtgccccccggcGTGCCGCAGGAGCTCAGGTCCCCCCGGCAGGCCACGGCGCtggtgcagcagctgcag gacGACTACCACAAGCTGCTGACCAAGTACGCCGAGGCCGAAAACACCATCGACCAGCTGCGGCTGGGCGCCAAG GTGAGCCTGTACGCCGACCCGCCGCGCGCCAGCCGCAGCGCCCACGCCGGCACCCTGGGCAGCGGCTGCAGGGTGATGGCCTTCAGCATCCCGCGGGCCAGCACGGCCACCGTCAGCACGGCCCCGAACCCGAAGCCGGCCCCGAACCCGAAGCCGGCCCCGA GACCGGCCGAATGGGGGGCGTCGCAGCGGCCCCGCTCGCCCCTCTCCTCCTCGGGGGGCTGCCCCACATGCGCGGGGCAGTGCCGGTGCCCAGGGCCCCAGCTCACGCGGACGCTGGCGGGGCAGACCCGCAAGCTTCAGGCACAG GTGGAGTCCTTCGAGGGCTGGGTGAGGGCAGGGAGCGCGGCGCcgcaggagcagctccag CGGTTCAGGCGGCTGAAGGAGACGCAGGACGCGCTGGAGCGGGCGTACCTGCGGGCACGGGAGGAGCAcgggcggcagcggcagcgcccCGCAGCCTCGGGGGACTTCGACCCGGAGCG CGTGGTGGAAGGGGAAATATTCTGCCTGGGGATGCgcctggaggagctgaaggAGCGGCTGGAGTGGGCAGCACGCCCCCcgggctccccgtgcccccagctGAGCCCAGCGGTGACCGAGGCTCCCCCCGGCACCCAGGGGACATCGGGGGATGGCgaggtggtggcaggggggctgccccggcccctctGGCACAAGCAGCTCCGAGCGGAGGATGACTTTGGGGACCTGCTGGAGCA GTACCAGCACTTCAAGTCCTTGCCGGCATCGCTGAGCCTGGAGCACCTGAGCCTGGCGGGCAGCggctccctggaggaggcagatGGCCCTGTGGCAGGGGACGTTGGCCCCAGGCAGGTCCCCTGCAGGGCACGGTCACTGGAGGAGGGGACCGACCTCGAGACCTCCCCCTC GTGCCCCCCGCAGAGGAGAGCAGCGCCGCTGCCCCACGGGGACCCCCTGCGGCCGGAGGGGACGCGTGGCCACCACCAGgagcccccagctgccccccggCCGCCACCACCGGTGCTCCCCGAGCCTCTGCCACCACGGGCGCCCCTGTCCCGGCACAGCAGCGGGGCGGGCACCGCTGCCACCCAGCGCCGTCCCCTCAAGCCCTGCCGCCAG GAGCAGCGCATGGTGTCGCCGGAGACGGACAGCGGCTTCGTGGGCTCGGAGGCCAGCCGCGTGTCCCCGCTGGTGCGCACCCCCGAGCATCGTGCCCTGGGCACCGG GACGCCAGGCTCACTGGGACCACCCGCCCCGATCCCTGCACCCCTCCGTCCTCCGCAGAAGAAGGATGCACAGCCGCTGCCCCCCGAGAAGGCGCTGATGGGCACCTACCCGTCCCCCAGGCACCTTTCCCCCCGGGGCGGCGCTGGGGGGCCCAGcctgccccccagcaccgcctCGCACAGCAGCTCCCCCCCGCGCTGGGCCAAGAGCCTGGGCAGCGAGCTGGGACCCAACGGTGACGGCA ctcGCAGCGacttggagggggggggcaggagctgcGCCAGCGCCTGCGGCCCCCTGCCCGGGGGGGGCACCGCCTCGCCGTCCCCTGCCCCGGCTCCCTGCGACCTGCTGGGCTCCCGCGTGGAGCGCGA CCGGGCCATCCGGGCGCTGCGGGACGAGGTGTGGCGGCTGCGGCggaggctggaggagagccTGCGCCGGTCCCGCAGCTACCCCGAGGGCAAAGCCGCCCCGCGGAGCGCCCAGGCCAGGAGGCAGCCGGCGGCGAGCGGACCCTCGTCCCCCCGGGACGCAGCGCCCACGGG GGAGCTGAGCCCCCCGGCACGGGGCAGGGTGGCCCCCGCCGCTGTGACAAGGGGCAGGTTGGCATCGCTGCCGCGGGACGGGACCGAGCTGGACCTCA GCTCCGAGTCGGGCCGCTCGCTGGCTGGGCACGGGGACAGGCGGCACCGGGGCACCCCAGCTACACAGAAGCGCTCTCGGAGTCCCCCGGGCATGGGGACGGTGCGGGGGCAGTACACAG ccggTTCCCCGGCGGGCGACGCCGTGCGGCAGCCCCGGCAGAGCACCCCCAGGACACGGCGCTGCCCCACGTGCCGGGCACCCCGGGCTGTCCCCACGCCTGGCAGCAGGGACGGAGCCGCGCACG CAGAGCTTGGCACCGACACCGCGTCCTCGCCGGGctcccgtccccgtccccgaGCCGAGCCGCCGGAGCAGCCGGGACTGTGGTACCTGGCGGGCGGCCCCCCCGTCGGCTACCTCGCCCCCGTCCCCCTCGTGCCTTACGCGCCCCCCCTGCT cTACTGCTCCCCGGCCGTACCTAcctcagccccggcccccccgcagcgccccccccTCGGCCTGCCCCTCGCCgacctggaggagctgcagcggTCGCTGGGCCGCGCCGTGGAGGCCGCGCAGCGTGCCAGGCTCACCACCAAGAGGATGGGCCGCTCGCTGGCCTCCGAGCTGAGCAGGGCGCGGGGCCTGCGGGGGTCCTGCCTCTTCTga